TTGAGGCGTTATGCCATGTTTCTCATTAAATTCTTTTTGAATGGAACGACGGCGTTTCGTCTCTTCTATCGCAATGTTCATTGATTTTGTCATTTTATCAGCGTACATAATCACGTGTCCATTCGCATTACGTGCAGCACGCCCCATCGTTTGGATTAGCGAACGCTCTGCTCTTAAGAAGCCTTCTTTATCCGCATCGAGAATAGCGACTAGTGATACTTCTGGAATATCAAGTCCTTCTCTTAAAAGGTTAATTCCGACGAGAACATCAAATTCTCCGAGTCGTAAGTCGCGAAGGATTTGAATTCGTTCTAACGTTTTAATATCAGAATGTAAATACTTCACACGAATACCGATTTCTTTAAAGTAATCCGTTAAATCCTCAGACATTTTCTTCGTTAACGTTGTCACAAGAACACGTTCCTTACGTTCTTTTCGAACACGGATTTCTTCGATGAGGTCGTCAATTTGCCCTTCGATCGGACGAACATCGATTGATGGATCAAGTAGCCCAGTCGGACGAATAATTTGTTCGACAACAGTTGGACACTTTTCTAGTTCGTACGGTCCTGGTGTTGCTGAAACAAAAATTGTTTGTGAAATATGCTTTTCAAACTCTTCAAATTTCAACGGTCGATTATCTTTTGCTGAAGGGAGACGGAACCCGTGGTCGACAAGCACGCCTTTTCTAGCTTGGTCACCATTGTACATCCCACGTACTTGTGGTAACGTCACATGCGATTCATCGACGACAATAAGAAAATCATCTGGGAAGAAGTCTAATAATGTATAAGGCGTTGCTCCAGCTTCTCGAAACGTCAAATGTCTTGAATAGTTCTCGATCCCAGAACAATATCCCATTTCTTGCATCATTTCGATGTCGTACCTTGTCCGCTGCTCAAGTCGCTGTGCTTCTAGGAGTTTTCCTTTGTCGTTCAAATCTGCTAAACGCTCTTCTAATTCTTTTTCAATGTTTACGATCGCACGTTTTAGTTTTTCCTCACGCGTAACGAAGTGAGAAGCTGGGAAAATCGCGGCATGATTTCGTTCACCTAGTACCTCACCAGTTAGAGCGTCCACTTCTGTAATTCGGTCGATTTCATCACCGAAAAATTCCACACGAAGACAATGTTCATCTCTTGATGCTGGGAAAATTTCAACGACATCTCCACGAACACGAAACGTTCCACGAGTAAAATTAATGTCGTTTCTCTCGTATTGCACGTCTACGAGATTACGTAGAAGATCATTTCGTTCAATCTCCATTCCTGTACGCAACGAAACAACTAAATCACGATATTCTGAAGGCGAACCTAAACCGTATATACACGATACACTTGCGACGATAATGACATCGTTTCTTTCAAAGAGTGAACTTGTAGCTGAGTGACGTAACTTATCAATTTCGTCATTAATGCTTGCATCTTTCTCTATGTACGTATCAGATTGTGGAATATATGCTTCTGGCTGGTAGTAATCATAGTAGCTTACAAAGTATTCTACAGCGTTGTTCGGGAAAAATTCTTTAAACTCACTGTAGAGCTGCCCCGCTAATGTTTTGTTATGGGCAATAACGAGTGTCGGTTTGTTCACTTCTTTAATGACGTTAGAAACCGTAAATGTTTTACCTGTCCCTGTCGCTCCAAGTAACGTTTGAAATCTCTTTTCTTCATTCACTCCTTTGACGAGCTCTGAGATCGCTTTCGGCTGATCTCCTTGAGGTGAATATTTGGAGTGTAAATCAAATGTATTGACCATCGGTTGTTCCATTATGACTGTACCCCCTCGTTTTAAAAATTAGTAAGAAGCTTTTCGTCTATTGTTAATCACTATTATTAATATAAAGTAGAAAATATCGAGTTTCATTTCTCTTTTCCTTGTATCTATCATTACGAACGTAGCTCTAAAATGCAAGTAACGAGCTCGGTCATATTACCTTTATTACCCATTCTTAACCTTTGTGTATCATTATAACACATAAATGAAAAATAACGAACATACATTCGTACTATGTCGTCCCTTCAAGGAAAAAAGTATAAAGGTATTCAATAAAGAAAGCCGCCTCTGGAATATAGCTCCTCAGGCGACTTTACGTTTCGTTTATATACTTTGTAAACCTTGCAGTGTATGCGGTGATTTACTAACTCTTTTTATCGTCATTCTCTTCCGTTTCACTTGCTCCGTCAGATGCATCTTGTTTCCATTGATCTTTTGAAGGTTTACTTTTTCGAAACTCTTCGTAAAAAGCTGATAACCCAGATGCTTGTCCGTATGGAGCCTCATCTTGCACAGTAGGTGTCGGTTTTGATACATCTTCTGCTAACGATTCATTTAATTGCTTTGCTTCTTCCTCATTAGAAAAAAGTTTTACTTTTTCTTCATTACTGTTTGCCTCTTCTTGTGAGGACTCTATCTCTTTATCTACTAAAACCTCTTCATTGTCTTCGGTCGTTGCTGCCACTTCCTCAAATGGCTCTACTTGAACCTCTTCTTCACTAGCAACTTCGTTATCCTTTTCAGTTTGAGGAACGTCAATATTCCCGTTATTTTCGATAAGTTTATCGTGAGCTTCCGTTTCTTTTTCACTTATTGGTTGTTGTTCTTCTTCAGACGATGCAACTTCGTCAAACCCTTCGCCCTCAACTTTTGTACCTTCACGATCTTTATAAATCACGACAGAAGAGCGTAATGCACGAGGTGACAAGTTTCCATATGGATCATCTGGAATAAATAATAACCCTACTTGATGGTGATCTCCTTCATACCTTGAAGATTGCGTAAACCTAATTTCTCCTTCTTGGTCAATCACTTCTAATTTACAGTATGCTGGACTCATTTGGAGCGCTTCATAAAGTTCACGCTGTGAATTCACTTCGTAACCATTTACTTTCGAAATCACTTCTCCAACTTCAATGTTCATCTTATCAGCTGTTGAGTACGGAAGAACACCAAGTACAACTAACCCTTCTGCATGATTGCTAAACATGCTGTTACGACGACGGTCAACAGAGTGATACCATACGTACAATCCTTCTTTTAACAGCAAAATCGTTGCAGCAACGACAGGAGCTAAAATAGGCCAAAAAATTGCACATACAGCAACGACAATGGAAATCATACTTAAAAGTAATAATCGTTTCCCATAGATTTTAATTCCGTCTTTCGGAAATTGGCTCTGTACGGCAACTTGGCACGTTAATACAAATGGGACAAGCAGAAGACCTGCACTTTCAGTTCCGGACGGCGAAAAGAGCGGCCACCACTCGTAATAGGAAATTGCACCTGCAGGAACGAGAAGAAAAATCGGTAAAAACCAAAGTCGATCCACTTTATGAATACCGACTGTTTTTCCTCTTGTACTTTTACTTAATGCTGGTGTTGTACTTTTCCAACCTTGTGCAAGATGAAGAATTGCTTCTGCTGTAAACAAAATCACAAGTAACCATGCAAATCCAACCATGTTCATATTATGAATATCGATTAACCATGTATTTAATAGTGAATACGGTGTTCCACCTTCTGGAAGCACAAATATTAATAACATCGCAACCGAACCGATCGTTGTCATACTTAACCATCTTACTTGTCTAAATGGAAGAAGTAGCCCCCATAAAGTCATTAACAAAACAAGCATTCCAACTGGAATGACAATCCCAACAGTCATTACAACGATCGAAACTGCTACGGCACTAACTAGCCCGACTAGTAGTGGAAACGTCACTTCATGTATAAAATCATAAACACGTGTATGAAAATCTTCTCTTTCCCTCTTCACACGGCGAGTACCAAGCCAAAGAACCGCAAGAAAAAATATGTACGTTAAGGGATGAATAAAAAACTGTCCAATAGCTTTTAACACTTCCAAGCCTATGACTTCCAAACCTATCCCTCCTCAAATGATGTGCTGTATGCTTGTCTATTAAGAAAAAACGCAAGGCACCTTAGACTAAACAATTTCCCTGAAATTAAAATTTATATTCTTACCTCTTTAAAAAGACACTTCCCGAATTGTTCTTCCTTTCATTGTAAAACAAATTAAGAAAAAGAAAAGTGCTTTTTTTCATAAACTAGACGAATGTTTAAAAATTCGGAATGATCACCTTAGTTTTTTAAGGGGAGAAAACGAAAAGGAGACCTATGGTCAGGTCTCCTAAACATTTGTTATTGCGTAAGCACTTCAATCGCTTTTTTAAACTGATTGTCATATTCACGATCTTGAACAGCTTCAAATACTCGTTTTTGAATAAATTCTGCCGTTTCTTCATTGATCTCGCCTGTTTCTTCCAAACCTTCATCCGCTTGGAAGCTACGCACGGCATCTTCCGTTTTCTCACCGAAATATCCATCTAATCGCCCTGGATCATACCCTAAACCATCAAGCATTGTTTGTGCATTTTTAATTTGATCATTGTTCATATCAAATGTTAATGGTTCTTCATTAACATTGATTGGTGAGACGTAGAAAAAGTCAGGTTGATCGACCTCAATCGTTGGCTGAACACCTTCTTCATTTATAAAGTTGCCATCAGAAGTAAGCCATTTATAAATGGTTAATTTTAATTCACTACCGTCCCCTATTTGCAATGTTTGTTGCACCGTTCCTTTACCAAAAGTTGATCTACCAATAACTTCATGCCCGCCAGCTTCTTTCATTGCAGCTGATAAAATTTCTGATGCAGAGGCACTCCCCTCATTAATGAGAGCAACCATCGGATAGTCTTTATCTTCCTGCAAACTTGAAATATGTCTGACCCGTTCACCATCTCGATTTTCAATTTGTACAACAGGCTCTCCACCCGGAATAATAAGGTTCCCTATTTCCTCTACACTTTGTAGAAAACCGCCTGGGTTTCCGCGTACATCGATGATTAAGCCATCAATGCCTTCACTTTCAAGTTGCGTTAATTCTTCTTCAAATCGTTGCGATGTGTTAGTTGAAAACGATGTTAATTCAATGACACCAATTCGGTTACCATTTTCTTCGACAACATCGCTATAAACCGTTTCTATTGGGATCTCATCACGAACAACATCAAAATCTAATAGATCATTTACACCTGGACGCTGAACCGTTAAAGTCACGGTCGTTCCTTTTTCTCCACGAATCTGCAGTACAGCATCATATAACGATAAGCCCTCAATGTCCTCGCCATCTACTTTAATAATTTGGTCATTTGGACGTAGTCCAGCTTTTTCTGCAGGTGAATCTCTAAATGGCGCGACAATTGTCACTTTCCCATTTGTCATACTTACTTCAGCACCAATACCTTCAAAGGAAGAATCGAGTGATTCCATAAACTCTTGTGCTGTTTCTTGGTCCATATAGACAGAATATGGGTCATCCAAGCTTTCGAGCATACCGTTAATTGCTCCTTCAAGTAACTCCGATTCATCTAAATCATCAACATAACGACTCAATACCATTTCGTACGTTTTTTGGAACTTTTCCATTTGCTCCTCTGTAGAAATAGTCGGTTCTGTTTGTTCTTCATCACTTGAATCTGCCTCAGTCAGTTCGTCTTCACTAATTTGTTCGATCACTGGCTCTGCTTGATTCCCTTCAGCAAATTGAACGCCAGCATACATTCCACCTGCTCCAACTAAAAGTGAAATGATAATGACAATTGGGAGAATTGCTTTGTTATTATTCATGGACTCACCTCATCTTCTACTCTTCACTTTCTATTCATTCATTGTTATGCATTGGTTACTTATAAAAAAACATATACTTTTCCCATAGTAAAAACAAGTAAACATAGCGTAACAGATTGACTAGTAATTTACAATTAGCGCATACACATTCAAAAACACGCTAACTTCAGCCTGTTAATGTTGTCTTTATCATACCAAAATCTTCATTATGAATGAAGCACATCTATTCATTTCATTATGTATATTATATTTACAACAAAACTTGGCTTATCGCAAAGTCGTAGTGGCGAACGTCATTGTGCCCGTTACACTATTAACTATCGTAAATTTTGTCGGATAAAGAGAACATGTCTCCGGAATTGAAGTTCTAGACGTAGTTAGAGGCTTAATTGCGACGAACAACACCACTTCAAAGAAATATTGCAAACTGCTACGAGTCTGCCGAGCTAAATAGTCGCTACGAATCGGGCTTGTTAGTACCGGAGTTGGAATAGACATCACGTTTTTAACCGATAACCGTAATCCACCAAAAAAATTTAGTTACGCCAAGTATAAGCACCAGTGCTAAAATTTCCTACATTCTCAAAGTGCTAGTAAAAAACAACCTTTATTATGTGTGATTAAATAAAATGTTATGTGTATGACTTTTCCTTCTTGTGAACTCTATTTTTTGAGCTTACTAAAAAATAAAAAGATCACTAGAATTGAGGGAGATGACCTCATTCTTAGTGATCTTTTTCATCGTAGTTTTAGTTAATATAATTCATTGGGTTAACAGAGTTCGATTTTGCTGCATTCCAATTCCCTTCATGCACTTCAAAGTGAAGGTGTGGTCCTGTTGAACGACCTGTATTCCCCATATAACCTAGGAATTGACCTCGACTCACACGCTCACCATCACTGACAGCACGATTTTCTAGGTGAGCATACAATGTCGTAATGGTTTGTCCATTAACATTATGGCGAATTAACACGGTATTACCGTAACTTGCTGAGTAGTAGGAACGAACAACTATTCCTGCTTCTGCTGCAACAACTTCCACGTTACTTCTTCCACCTAAGCCTATATCGATCCCATGGTGGACTCTCCCCCACCTCGGACCATATCCAGAAGTAATCCTTCCTGTTGCAGGACGCATTAAGGTTCCTGAATTATTCGGTGTACTATTTACAGAATTGTCGTTAGTACTATTGTTATTTTGGTTATTATTCTGTTCTTGACGTTTACGTTCTTCTTCTTGACGCTTTCTTTCTTCTTCAATACGCCGCTGTTCTTCTTCCCATTCTGCTAATTCTTGTTTAGCTGCTGCCTCCTGAGCTGCTAAAATCTCTTGTTCTTCTTCTAGCCCAATAATCTTGTCTGCTAAACTAGATTCTTTCTGTTCTAACGTGTTCATTAAACGTTCTTTTTCATCACGCTGTTGTTCCAATTTTTCTCTTAAACTCTCAAGTTCAGCCATTTGAGCTTCTAGTGATGCTAATTCATCTTCTAGAAGTTGCTTAGCTTTTTCTAGTTCTTCCATATCTGCAACATGTTGCTCAAGGATATTTTGATCTTGCTGAGCAATCATATTTAATGCTGAAACACGCTCAATCAAATCACCAAAACTTTGCGCCCCTAAAATTACTTCTATGTAATTGATAGATCCACCGTTTTGGTACATGGAGCGAACGCGGTCCTTTAATAACTCATCACGTTCTGCAATTCTTTCTTGCAGTTCTATAATTCTTTCTCTTAAATCTTCAATTCTTTCATTCGTAGCATCAATTTCTGCTTGTTTGTCTCGGATATTGGCATTTGTTCTTGCGGTATCCTCATCCAATTGACGAATCTCTGCATTTACTTCTTGAATTTCTTCTTCTACTTTTTGCAACTCTTCTTCAGTTTCTCTTGCTTCACGCTCTTTGTCACTTTGCTGCTGCTGATAGTTGTCGATTTTATCCTCTAGATCCTGCCCTGTATTCGCTTCAACTGAAAGCAACTGGTTCGTTCCCAACAATGTTGAGAACGCAACCAGCAAGGCTAGAGACACTATGAACAGTCTCCGATTCATCTCGTTTCCCCCTTGCGACATCTTAGTATTTCCGCGGAAATTGTCTAATTTTGTCATTTAACTCTGTCATGATTTAATCATTTAAACTTTTAAGAATTTACGAACACTCATAATACTTCCCCATACACCTACAAAAGCACCGATCCCAAGTAGCAGCAATGCCATTTGTAATGTTAATGGGTACACAGGTAAAAACTCGAAGAAGTCAAGACCCGTTTGTTTTCCAATCGAATCGTAAAAGTGAATGTAACCATAAGTTAGTAGACTGATAGGAATGACCGCACCTAAAACACCTAGCAGAAGCCCTTCAATAAAGAATGGCCAACGAATAAACCAATTTGTAGCTCCTACAAGTTTCATAATCTGAATTTCACGTTTTCTAGCAATGATTGTGATTTTTATTGTATTGGCGATTAGGAACATCGCTGTGAACATTAATCCTGCAATTAAAATAATGCCGACAAGACGAATTAAATCAGTAGCAGCAAAGAGTTGGTCAAAGATGTCTTGTCCATATTCAACCGTCTCTACGTGAGATAATTCTTCTACCTCACTAGCAATATAGACAGTTTCTTGAGGATCTTCCGCACGGATAACAAATTTATCATTCAACGGATTCTCATCTCGGAGTGTTTCAAAAAACTCTCCTTGCTCCCCTAAACTATCAATAAATATATCAAGACCTTCATCTTTTGATACATAGGTTATTTCCTCTATTCCACCTATTCCTGTAAGTTCATCTTTCAGTTCTTCTTGTTGTTCTTCAGATGCAGTTAAATCAATAAATACTTGTACTTCTACATCTTCTTCTAAGGAAGATGCAAAGTGATTAATATTCATTATTAGTAGTAAGAAAGCACCAACAACAAATAACATGACAGTTACAGCACTGACAGATGCAAAAGTCATCCATCCATTTCGGCCGATATTTTTACCGCCTTCCTTTATATGACGAAAGAGGGTTCTACCTTTCATAGCCGTATTCACCCCTCACTTCATCACGCGCAATTCTGCCATTTTCGACAGCAATTACTCTTTTTCGCATTGTATTAACAATATCTTTGTTATGAGTAGCCATGACAATCGTTGTTCCACGGTCATTGATTTCTTCTAAAATGTGCATGATTTCCCATGATGTTTCAGGATCTAAGTTTCCAGTCGGCTCATCGGCAATTAAAACGGCTGGATTATTGACGATCGCTCGAGCAATCGCGACACGCTGTTGTTCTCCCCCAGAAATTTCATGAGGAAGGAAACGTGCTTTATTTTTTAGACGAACAATGTCTAGCACATTCATGACACGTTTTCGGATTGTTGTTTTACTTTCTTCTATTACTTCCATTGCAAAGGCGATGTTTTCAAACACCGTTAATGAGGGTAATAACTTAAAGTCTTGGAAGACAACGCCCATATTTCTCCGTAAGTAAGGAATGTGTCGTTCTTTTACTTTTGTCAAGTTTTTCCCGTCTATCATGATTTCACCGCGAGTTGGCTTTTCTTCACGGTACATCATCTTAATAAAGGTAGATTTACCAGCCCCACTAGGACCTACAACGTAAACAAATTCTCCTTTATCGATCGTAACATCAATGCCATTTATAGCCATTACCCCATTTGGGTAAGTTTTCCAAACATCCTTCATACTAATCAACAATATCACTTCCTATTTTCAGTTAGTCTAAGTTGTAACACTCGAAAGGTTAACAGATCGTGGTGCGAATTGTGGTTTAGTAATAGTTAAATATCGAATATTTCTCCGTGCGAATTATGAATATTTATGTCAATTCATCCATTAATAGTAGCATCTATTTCAAAGAAAACTCTCATAAATCTACAAAACTATTTCACTTACACATTATATCACCAAAAGTAGACAAGTTAAGCAATATTTTTTTACAATTTCATTTCATTCATAGCATAATGAGTAACGTTTTGTAACACTATATGGGAAAATAAACCAAGTTTCTAGCATCTAGTTTATTTTTCCATACGGAATTGCCGTATAAAAACAAAAAAAACAGTGCCCCCATATAAGGAACACTGTTCATTGATTTTCGTTTTATTGATCTGCAATCCAAGCTGAAACGTCTTCAGCATCTTGGCCTTCTACTAAGCCTGCTGGCATCGTCCCTGGGCCTTCTTCGATTGCTGTCATAACTGCATCATAAGTAAGACCTTCTAACCCTGGTCCCGAAGCACCTTCAAGGTTCCCACCGTGGCATGCTACGCAACTTTGCTGATAAACTGACTCACCATTGGCAGCATCATATGTAGCATCTCCTGCTGTTTCTTCAGTACCTGTATCGTCTGCCGGTTCTTCTGGCGCTGGCTCATCTGCACCTCCACAAGCTCCTAGGACTAGCACTGCCCCCAACGTTGCTGCTAGTAACTTCTTCATGTTAAACCCTCCTCAAAGTTTTTTGATAATTGGAACGTTTTGCTAATTGTGTTCCAACCATATTATAACCTATTCATTGTTTTTTGAAACCCTTTCCGTGTACTTCAGATGCGTTCGTAACGATGACAAACGCAGATGGGTCAATTGTTTGAACAATTTGTTTCAATTTTGTGACTTCATTTCGACCGACCACACACATTAAAACTGGTTTTTCATGATTCGTATAACCGCCATACCCTGAAAGCTTTGTCACGCCTCGGTCAACTTGTGTTAATAAACCTTGTTTCACTTCTTCCTCATACTCAGAAATGATGATTGCCATTTTCGAA
The Bacillus shivajii DNA segment above includes these coding regions:
- the uvrB gene encoding excinuclease ABC subunit UvrB, whose product is MVNTFDLHSKYSPQGDQPKAISELVKGVNEEKRFQTLLGATGTGKTFTVSNVIKEVNKPTLVIAHNKTLAGQLYSEFKEFFPNNAVEYFVSYYDYYQPEAYIPQSDTYIEKDASINDEIDKLRHSATSSLFERNDVIIVASVSCIYGLGSPSEYRDLVVSLRTGMEIERNDLLRNLVDVQYERNDINFTRGTFRVRGDVVEIFPASRDEHCLRVEFFGDEIDRITEVDALTGEVLGERNHAAIFPASHFVTREEKLKRAIVNIEKELEERLADLNDKGKLLEAQRLEQRTRYDIEMMQEMGYCSGIENYSRHLTFREAGATPYTLLDFFPDDFLIVVDESHVTLPQVRGMYNGDQARKGVLVDHGFRLPSAKDNRPLKFEEFEKHISQTIFVSATPGPYELEKCPTVVEQIIRPTGLLDPSIDVRPIEGQIDDLIEEIRVRKERKERVLVTTLTKKMSEDLTDYFKEIGIRVKYLHSDIKTLERIQILRDLRLGEFDVLVGINLLREGLDIPEVSLVAILDADKEGFLRAERSLIQTMGRAARNANGHVIMYADKMTKSMNIAIEETKRRRSIQKEFNEKHGITPQTIQKAVPELIQATFAAEDEETYDVKEVAKAEKMSKKDREKVIERMEAEMKEAAKGLDFERAAELRDVIIELKAGG
- a CDS encoding PDZ domain-containing protein: MEVIGLEVLKAIGQFFIHPLTYIFFLAVLWLGTRRVKREREDFHTRVYDFIHEVTFPLLVGLVSAVAVSIVVMTVGIVIPVGMLVLLMTLWGLLLPFRQVRWLSMTTIGSVAMLLIFVLPEGGTPYSLLNTWLIDIHNMNMVGFAWLLVILFTAEAILHLAQGWKSTTPALSKSTRGKTVGIHKVDRLWFLPIFLLVPAGAISYYEWWPLFSPSGTESAGLLLVPFVLTCQVAVQSQFPKDGIKIYGKRLLLLSMISIVVAVCAIFWPILAPVVAATILLLKEGLYVWYHSVDRRRNSMFSNHAEGLVVLGVLPYSTADKMNIEVGEVISKVNGYEVNSQRELYEALQMSPAYCKLEVIDQEGEIRFTQSSRYEGDHHQVGLLFIPDDPYGNLSPRALRSSVVIYKDREGTKVEGEGFDEVASSEEEQQPISEKETEAHDKLIENNGNIDVPQTEKDNEVASEEEVQVEPFEEVAATTEDNEEVLVDKEIESSQEEANSNEEKVKLFSNEEEAKQLNESLAEDVSKPTPTVQDEAPYGQASGLSAFYEEFRKSKPSKDQWKQDASDGASETEENDDKKS
- a CDS encoding S41 family peptidase codes for the protein MNNNKAILPIVIIISLLVGAGGMYAGVQFAEGNQAEPVIEQISEDELTEADSSDEEQTEPTISTEEQMEKFQKTYEMVLSRYVDDLDESELLEGAINGMLESLDDPYSVYMDQETAQEFMESLDSSFEGIGAEVSMTNGKVTIVAPFRDSPAEKAGLRPNDQIIKVDGEDIEGLSLYDAVLQIRGEKGTTVTLTVQRPGVNDLLDFDVVRDEIPIETVYSDVVEENGNRIGVIELTSFSTNTSQRFEEELTQLESEGIDGLIIDVRGNPGGFLQSVEEIGNLIIPGGEPVVQIENRDGERVRHISSLQEDKDYPMVALINEGSASASEILSAAMKEAGGHEVIGRSTFGKGTVQQTLQIGDGSELKLTIYKWLTSDGNFINEEGVQPTIEVDQPDFFYVSPINVNEEPLTFDMNNDQIKNAQTMLDGLGYDPGRLDGYFGEKTEDAVRSFQADEGLEETGEINEETAEFIQKRVFEAVQDREYDNQFKKAIEVLTQ
- a CDS encoding murein hydrolase activator EnvC family protein; protein product: MNRRLFIVSLALLVAFSTLLGTNQLLSVEANTGQDLEDKIDNYQQQQSDKEREARETEEELQKVEEEIQEVNAEIRQLDEDTARTNANIRDKQAEIDATNERIEDLRERIIELQERIAERDELLKDRVRSMYQNGGSINYIEVILGAQSFGDLIERVSALNMIAQQDQNILEQHVADMEELEKAKQLLEDELASLEAQMAELESLREKLEQQRDEKERLMNTLEQKESSLADKIIGLEEEQEILAAQEAAAKQELAEWEEEQRRIEEERKRQEEERKRQEQNNNQNNNSTNDNSVNSTPNNSGTLMRPATGRITSGYGPRWGRVHHGIDIGLGGRSNVEVVAAEAGIVVRSYYSASYGNTVLIRHNVNGQTITTLYAHLENRAVSDGERVSRGQFLGYMGNTGRSTGPHLHFEVHEGNWNAAKSNSVNPMNYIN
- the ftsX gene encoding permease-like cell division protein FtsX — translated: MKGRTLFRHIKEGGKNIGRNGWMTFASVSAVTVMLFVVGAFLLLIMNINHFASSLEEDVEVQVFIDLTASEEQQEELKDELTGIGGIEEITYVSKDEGLDIFIDSLGEQGEFFETLRDENPLNDKFVIRAEDPQETVYIASEVEELSHVETVEYGQDIFDQLFAATDLIRLVGIILIAGLMFTAMFLIANTIKITIIARKREIQIMKLVGATNWFIRWPFFIEGLLLGVLGAVIPISLLTYGYIHFYDSIGKQTGLDFFEFLPVYPLTLQMALLLLGIGAFVGVWGSIMSVRKFLKV
- the ftsE gene encoding cell division ATP-binding protein FtsE gives rise to the protein MISMKDVWKTYPNGVMAINGIDVTIDKGEFVYVVGPSGAGKSTFIKMMYREEKPTRGEIMIDGKNLTKVKERHIPYLRRNMGVVFQDFKLLPSLTVFENIAFAMEVIEESKTTIRKRVMNVLDIVRLKNKARFLPHEISGGEQQRVAIARAIVNNPAVLIADEPTGNLDPETSWEIMHILEEINDRGTTIVMATHNKDIVNTMRKRVIAVENGRIARDEVRGEYGYER
- a CDS encoding c-type cytochrome; the protein is MKKLLAATLGAVLVLGACGGADEPAPEEPADDTGTEETAGDATYDAANGESVYQQSCVACHGGNLEGASGPGLEGLTYDAVMTAIEEGPGTMPAGLVEGQDAEDVSAWIADQ